The following DNA comes from Triticum aestivum cultivar Chinese Spring chromosome 3D, IWGSC CS RefSeq v2.1, whole genome shotgun sequence.
CTCAGCCATGAAGCAAAGGCCAAATTAACCCAAGACAAGATGTCGACACCCACCCTTGGTATGTGTGCCACCTGCCGATGACCACACCATGTCCTCATCCGggccctccacacacacacacacgccgccAACCGTCCGTTCAGTACCATCAGATTATGTACTAATATTACATATGGGACTGGTCTAACAATTTCAAAACGCACTGGTACTGTATTCTATTTTAACCAACTAAAACGTTCAGGGAACATGATGAGTTCACTGTCTAACAATGGGCTTCCTACCGTTTCATTGACTTCACCCACGTATACACCGTTTCTCTCTTTTCTTGTATATAAACTAATTCCCACAATATTGTAGACTAGCATGGCTATACAATGGCCTACCCAGATCATTGGATCAGGGTGGTCCAACAACAAAAATATTCACACATAACTATTTATTTATTAAAAATGTACTCCCTTCTTCTCAAAATAAGTGTTGCTAGCTTAATACAACTTTAACTAAAATTGTACTAAGCCAGCGACACCTATTTTGGGATGCAGAAATGGATTTTCGTGCAGAGAGTACTTATTTTTGTGAATAAGGCTTGTAATACCCGATGCAACTCTTATTCTTAATTTCACCTTAAACATATAGTACAAGCATTTTACGGTACTCGAGAATTAGTATGGCTATGTTGAAGCGAAAAAAATATTCACCTGCCTAGTAAGATCCTTTTTGATTCACATGATTTGTAAAACACAATGGCAAGAAAAACTACAGGACTGTAGTATGACAAATACTCTTTGATGCTAATTTCTGAAGGTTACATAAAAATTATGATTGGCAAATTAAAGGAATTAGTATATGGAATATTTGAtacaccaaaagaaaacaaagatatTATGCTGTAAAATGTTTGAGTGAATGGAAATTTTCTGAAATAGTACCAAACGAATCCTTAGAAAAATTATAAGCGATTAAAACGACCTACACAGGGAGAATTACTAAGAATTCATACGCTCTAAATTCTATCAAATTTATTTGAATAAAAAGCCATAACTTTTTGTCATGCATGGTTATTGAACATGATTGATTGAGAACATCAAGTGTCAAAGACAGTGCAAACCACATGGGAATGAGCACATCTTGTTACAGTCACCTCGGCAGGTTGGCATAGGTGATAAAAGCTATGCCCCATGTGAGTGACTCACTTCGCCATCCTCGTTAAGACTTTTTAATTAATTTTGAGGACAAGATGCTAAGAACCTCGGtaactacatatatatatatatatatatatatatatatatatatatatatatatatatatatatatatatatatatatatatatatatatatatatgcaaaaatAATGAAATTAATAAGGAATAAGTTTGGATTCCTTGATAAAATAGATATAAGATTATTTTCATTTTTGACGCTATATTATATTTAATTCAAAGGATTTCTGTGCGAATTTTGGAGGACTAAAAGACTTGCAATTTGATAATTGGGTTGTTTATTTTGTTGATTATTTATACCTCGTATGATTTTTCCATTATGATTTATTTGGATGACATTCCAAAGAAAATGTATCCATTTGTTAAATCTCATGGAGGGCATTCCTAACTTTTAGTTTCAAGTTTTTTTTTATCATTTTGCCACTAATTATGTCACACTACTCAATTTTTCCATTAGAAGTTTCAAGTACTCAAAATCATCCTTCCGTTAAACGTGTGCTATAAAATGCGTTTCGGCACAGTTACCGTCTTGTCAAAGGCCATTGACCGAGGTTAAATGATGTAATAAGACAAATCCTTATAATTGGGTGCAAATTCGGTCTAGTAAGCTTCTAATGCACATGATATCATATTTTCCGTGTTTCTGCATCTTGTGAATTTAGGAAGTCTATGGTTCTTCGTGGCACTGTCTTCTGAAAAAAAACATGCATTACCAATCATTCCATTGGAGATTAAATTTTTGGTTTTGATTGTGTTACATACAGTTGAATCGTTCAGCCGACACTATGCACAGTTATGATTTGTTTTGTGCGTAGTCTTTTTTGTCTATCCTAACAGTGACAGGAGCTTCTCGCaagaaaataaaaaacaatgaCAAGAGATGTGCCCATTTGTTGAGAGAGGAATATTAATTGATGTACAAGTAGGACATGGATGCATCTCGGCGTGCATATAGAGATTCTCTAAACATACAACCATGATGAGGCCATTGAGTAACTGAGATGACGACATGCACACATGGTAGGATCTGATATACAGTACTTAGATCATGGTACTATGCCTAGTTATAATAATCCAGTGCAACTGCGCAAGCTTAGGGATGTCCACATTTGAGGAGCTGCCACAAATTGGTGTTATTTAATTAAGCAATTCTTTTTTTTTCCGGAGAATTAATTAAGCAAGTCAGCCAAAAAAATTAAGAAATACATTCTGTCAAAAATTAATTATCAGCCAGTCCTTTCTCTGTGCTCGAAACTACTCCCACCCTTCCAAGAATCTAAGGCATGCACATATTCCAAGATCTAAATTAACCTAACAATTAGACAAAATTGTATGAATCCAAGGATCATATCATTTTTGTGTCACTTGACTCGTACTTTTCTAGTTAAATTGTTGGTAAAACATAATTTTCTGTTGCCGTGGACGCCTTGCATTTTTAGATGACGGAGTAGCCACAACTACAAGTCGTACTACCTAAATGTTCTGGAAAGAAAGAGAGAAATTGAAAACAAAACTTTGTCCTGTTTCCATGCATTCCTCCTTGCCCCAACATGCTTACTGTGATTAATTTTTTTTCGGACAATGAAAACATTAACTAATTTCATTGTTTAAGGTTTACAAATAGTAAGTTGGTAAAAATTCATGGATCTACATAACCTGCATCGATCCATCAGACGGCCATCGGCATCACATACACTAGCTACCAAATCTATATTGGAAGGTAGATGACAAAAGCAACAGACCTGCCGTCTAAAACACACGCCACAAGCTAGCTAGATCAATCGAACACACAACGCTAGGCTTCCAAAGGAAACTAACTAGCTACAGAGAAGCTAGGTCGTCGGCACCGGCGAGGGTCGATCTCACCTTTGACGCCGGCCGGCTGGCCGGCCAACCGATGCCGTCCATGGACTGCGCGATCCACGTGGTGCTGCGGGTGGTCATGCGGAGGAGCATCTGCCGGCTGCACGAGGTCGTCGCCATGGCCGTGGAGCTCGGCACGGCGCTGCTCGTGGCCGTGCGGTTCTCCGGCATGGCCTTCCGCCGCACGCCAGCCCCGACTCAGGTGGTCTCCGGGTCGACTCACTATTACTACTACGCCCCCGTGGCGGCCTCCATGGTTGGCATGTCCAGGCTCGACAGGCACTAGTCACCGGTGAGCTACATCCCGCTGGATTTGATGGCTAATCAATcgtgttttttttattttgtgagtaATAATGAAATTCAGTACTTGATTAGCTACATACACACATGTGCACTGTATATTAAGCAGTATATGTGTTCATCATGATATCGACATAGTAATTGATCACTCTCGCATCAATTTGGGAGCAAATGGTGGTGATTAATTGGATCTTTGGTCAGGTGTCCACTTTTGTGATGACTCCAGGGTTATACCCCCCCTTGGGAAAAATGGTGTCCATTTGTGTTTCTTTCTTTGCTTGCTAGCTCATTTTTGTTTTGCGGATTCATGATTCACTATTATGTAATCATGTGCAAATGGTAACTAAGCCTATAATTCTCCAGTGGTTTATAGAATACAtaccctccgttcggaattacttgttgcATAAATGAATGAAAATGAATGTAtcaagaactaaaatatgtctagatacatcctttctccgacaagtattttcggacggagagagTAGCAGATATGAGATATTAGAAGAAGAATCGAGAGAGATCAGACAAGAATTAGTTACTTTGAGTATAGCACGACAGTGCACCCTACATAGGTGGATCTTCTTCCTTGCTGATGAGCATGTATTGTATTACTATCAATTTGCGGATATTGCTCCTAGTAGTCCAACTAATGTAGTTCACTAAGAACTAATTACCGGATTCTTGGTGTGTTGTTTCTGTATATTTTTCGCCGTACGTGTGTTTTCTTAAATGTTTGATCTACTAGCCTGTAATCAAATATTATAATGCACTAGTTTATTATAAGGAAATCGTGTAGAAAGCGTCACAACTTTTGTTACTTGATTCAGTAACCATACCACTTAGGATTGTACTGCATTCATGAATTTCTTATACTATATCTCTCTATGACGAGGCTTCCAGAACTAGGTCATTTAATTGGTTTCTCTATGGCGAGTTGCCCTATATGCGCATAAGGCGTCATAGGCGTCATATAGGAGCTCTTGCCAACAATCGTCGCAAGCAGCTTCGTAAAAGGcccgaaatcactagttgaggggtattcgttgcaaagatcacttcaAATCCCCTGGTTGCggcaagtggcgcacatgcagcgcgtctcttgtcgcaacctgagagttttcccttttttcgaagatccgtttattcaaaacgttttatctctcaaactgtgcgtccaaatctcgaaccactTTCATgtttggattcctcgcgtcgagattttaaaaactagatcccatgttaatagggtttgacgaacttttttttatgaaaaaaaccggacaaaaaaaccgaacagggagcacgggttttttctctttccgaaagaggcacgcccgtgcctctcacgaaatcacaaccatgcctctcgcggaagcaaaaccgtgactctcgcggaagaaaaaaaaagagaacacgttttttttccgtttccaaggaggcacggccgtgactctcacgaaagcacaaccgtgcctctcgcggaaacaaaaccttgactctcgcgaaaggaaaaaaaacagaaaacacattttttcgtttccgagaggcacgaccgtcactctcgcgaaagcacaaccgtgcctctcgcggaag
Coding sequences within:
- the LOC123080852 gene encoding uncharacterized protein, whose product is MPSMDCAIHVVLRVVMRRSICRLHEVVAMAVELGTALLVAVRFSGMAFRRTPAPTQVVSGSTHYYYYAPVAASMVGMSRLDRH